In one Echinicola marina genomic region, the following are encoded:
- a CDS encoding M23 family metallopeptidase, translating into MSLQQKIRKWIDNKYLFVIRREEDFSVITSLSINKIKLGFILVFTLLCFFLISLIMSKTILASWFDPAYQESENMKRIFALSQTVDSLMVEAEAKDKYIKNIQQIIAGENIADSSIVAVDDSINQNSTAFSAPKEEELFKKGEASQKVIDEFETMPPGEGSFERISSSSFTETYFFSPLTGVVTSSFDLAKDHFGVDLVSEENEPVKSVADGTVIIASWTLETGYVIGIQHSNELISIYKHNSVLLKSVGEPVSGGEVISVVGNTGEQTTGQHLHFELWYKGNPLNPQEFITFD; encoded by the coding sequence TTGAGCCTACAACAGAAGATTAGAAAATGGATTGATAATAAGTACCTCTTCGTAATCAGAAGGGAAGAGGACTTTTCGGTGATCACTTCTTTAAGTATCAATAAGATTAAACTCGGTTTTATCCTAGTTTTTACCTTATTGTGTTTTTTCTTGATTTCCTTGATCATGTCCAAAACGATTTTAGCGAGTTGGTTTGATCCAGCATATCAAGAATCGGAAAATATGAAAAGGATTTTTGCACTTTCACAGACTGTTGATTCATTGATGGTGGAGGCTGAAGCAAAAGACAAGTATATAAAAAATATTCAGCAGATTATAGCAGGTGAAAATATAGCAGATTCATCTATCGTTGCAGTGGATGATTCAATAAATCAAAATAGTACGGCTTTCAGCGCCCCAAAGGAGGAAGAGTTGTTTAAAAAGGGCGAAGCTTCCCAAAAGGTGATTGACGAATTTGAGACCATGCCTCCAGGAGAGGGGAGCTTTGAGCGAATTTCAAGCAGCTCTTTTACGGAGACTTATTTTTTTTCACCGCTTACAGGAGTGGTGACCAGTAGCTTTGATCTGGCCAAGGACCACTTTGGAGTGGATTTGGTGTCAGAAGAAAACGAGCCAGTTAAATCTGTTGCAGACGGAACGGTGATCATTGCTAGTTGGACTTTGGAGACTGGTTATGTTATCGGGATACAGCATTCGAACGAATTGATTTCGATATATAAGCATAATTCGGTATTATTGAAGTCAGTAGGAGAGCCAGTAAGCGGCGGGGAGGTCATTTCTGTAGTGGGGAATACAGGTGAACAAACTACAGGACAGCATTTGCATTTTGAACTATGGTATAAGGGGAATCCTTTAAATCCACAAGAATTTATAACCTTCGATTAA